From Selenomonas sp. AB3002, one genomic window encodes:
- the folB gene encoding dihydroneopterin aldolase: protein MAKIRIHNMMFYGFHGVYEYEREQGQKFYIDVEVETKDDKVAETDALSDGVDTAAIYDIVKDVTENKRFQMLLTLAAHIGDRILAKYAHFASVRTTIRKPSVPISGPIDYVEAEITRHAK from the coding sequence ATGGCAAAGATCAGGATTCACAACATGATGTTCTATGGTTTCCATGGTGTTTACGAGTATGAGCGTGAGCAGGGGCAGAAATTCTACATTGATGTAGAGGTTGAGACCAAGGATGACAAGGTGGCTGAGACTGATGCCCTGAGCGATGGTGTGGATACAGCCGCCATCTATGATATTGTAAAGGATGTCACTGAGAACAAGCGCTTCCAGATGCTCCTCACCCTGGCTGCTCATATTGGTGACAGGATCTTGGCTAAGTATGCTCATTTTGCATCGGTGAGGACCACCATCAGGAAACCTTCTGTGCCTATTTCCGGACCTATCGATTATGTAGAGGCAGAGATTACCCGTCATGCCAAATAA
- a CDS encoding NlpC/P60 family protein, which translates to MSKAFRIMTLSVVLMCWFTMVAAASAFRVGDQGSDVAEIQGQLASLGYDVAADGDFGPATAEAVKAFQASQGLEADGLVGPTTYTALLGKAMPEVSRGSNYISRRVVADSMQYIGVPYVFGGTTPSGFDCSGYVRYVFAQAGIYLPRMADEQYECGYPVSTDELVAGDLVFFSTYDYGASHVGIYLGDGSFINASSSRGVAIDSLYSSYWGSCYIGARRVM; encoded by the coding sequence TTGAGTAAGGCGTTTCGCATTATGACTTTATCGGTTGTCCTCATGTGCTGGTTTACAATGGTGGCAGCGGCTTCCGCATTCCGCGTGGGAGATCAGGGCAGCGATGTAGCAGAAATCCAGGGACAGTTGGCTAGTTTAGGGTATGATGTTGCTGCGGATGGTGATTTCGGGCCGGCGACGGCCGAGGCCGTCAAGGCATTCCAGGCTTCACAGGGGCTGGAGGCTGACGGACTGGTTGGTCCTACCACTTATACCGCACTTTTGGGCAAGGCAATGCCTGAGGTAAGCCGTGGTTCTAACTATATTTCCCGCCGTGTAGTGGCGGACTCCATGCAGTATATCGGCGTACCTTATGTCTTTGGCGGTACGACGCCCAGCGGTTTTGACTGCTCCGGCTATGTGCGCTATGTATTTGCCCAGGCAGGCATTTATCTGCCCCGCATGGCGGACGAGCAGTATGAATGCGGCTATCCTGTCTCTACCGATGAACTGGTAGCAGGTGACCTGGTATTCTTCTCTACGTATGACTATGGTGCTTCCCATGTGGGCATCTATCTGGGGGATGGCAGCTTCATCAATGCCTCTTCCAGCCGTGGCGTTGCCATTGACTCTTTGTACAGCTCCTATTGGGGTTCCTGCTACATTGGGGCACGCCGTGTAATGTGA
- a CDS encoding AMP-binding protein, whose amino-acid sequence MRPFMEQLARNCTKFAGRLAFALDYREETDPHDACFAVYTSGTTGNPKGDLHEYGKIEMVIDSYHVEPDFAYDAG is encoded by the coding sequence ATGCGGCCCTTTATGGAACAACTTGCCCGCAACTGCACGAAGTTTGCCGGGCGTTTGGCCTTTGCGCTTGATTATAGGGAGGAAACTGATCCTCATGATGCCTGTTTTGCCGTATACACTTCTGGAACCACGGGCAACCCAAAGGGGGATTTGCACGAGTATGGCAAGATTGAGATGGTCATTGACAGCTATCATGTAGAACCTGATTTTGCGTACGATGCAGGGTGA
- a CDS encoding non-ribosomal peptide synthetase: MGDFMQHAAGVMKKYADKIALLDENRAMTYGELDEASGKIYGWLKKQGIGREDFVQLVMPRGVTGLAAMLGVWKAGAAFVISEQDYPAHRIEFIRKDMGAKVVIDEKAYQRIMAEEAMLDGFQETDSHDAALAIYTSGSTGNPKGILHEYGNLDLIALYDERQQEYHQEPVALVAPFSFMITIIYTVNCFNHLRPLLIVSAELLRDFAGLQAFFREKKVYNLFVTPSYLRMYKDPSPYLDYIVIGGENASGIYYEGGKPRVRVLYSLSEAGFYVLQKDLDRSYDNAPLGKPVIASLDVHLEDEEGNRIEGPGEGEICFKNIYMREYMHLPEKTAEAFRGGYFHTGDLARRDADGMYYYIGRSDDMFKINGNRVEPGEIESAFRKVTGLSTVMAKCFEEKGRSYICMYYLRGEAETAGIFHAGELTVSLSQLADILPRYMLPTYYLPLEKMPVNDHGKIVRRLLEPPKVEAEQQAYAAPASEMESIICQLMSEVLGLDCIGATHDFYLMGGDSLRTIRLVALAGERGYALKAGDIYAARTPRKLARLLEKGSGTSPETLRRLAEIRQHFAGDYQQYLATGKLDSYTGSFFTRNKDEVMSAAAGINFKFTLREEVDGERLEQAVRKAVQACPYIAFGLEFHENVPRLTFKRLDDMIPLFHGYLPQRFDEPELQGHFAFASYRGGELTLCVCHAITDGHGFMKFAQALLEAFKGREISFGDAQEGASADVMKYEWPLPEGFKLEDTGAGDIFMVSEPQENGGSLCRDFLIDRQSFEACRGKMGLSPQSLSAYILARALQMVSPDNDKTIRIRCPIDTRDILGVKETFQNASVPHMYLDFYPDKLLPGLPREEAERISASFYRQLSYEHIAHETNLLAGAAKGDAAEFTKVILDYVGRSNLCVSYIGGAAGEDMSKAVVKMEPAYKDQPPFPVMLYFWEMGEKISVQYAQGFAGEDYFRAIEKTFVELGIAFEQ; encoded by the coding sequence ATGGGGGATTTCATGCAGCACGCCGCAGGCGTGATGAAAAAATACGCGGATAAAATTGCCCTGCTTGATGAAAACAGGGCAATGACCTATGGGGAGCTGGACGAGGCTTCCGGCAAGATTTATGGCTGGCTGAAAAAACAGGGCATAGGCCGGGAGGACTTCGTGCAGCTGGTCATGCCCCGGGGGGTGACGGGCCTTGCGGCCATGCTGGGCGTGTGGAAAGCAGGGGCGGCCTTCGTGATTTCGGAGCAGGATTATCCTGCCCACCGCATTGAGTTTATCCGTAAGGATATGGGGGCGAAGGTGGTTATTGACGAAAAGGCCTACCAGCGGATTATGGCGGAAGAAGCCATGCTTGACGGTTTCCAGGAGACTGACTCCCATGATGCGGCCTTGGCCATTTACACCTCTGGTTCTACGGGGAATCCCAAGGGCATCTTGCATGAGTATGGCAATCTGGACCTCATCGCCCTGTACGATGAGCGGCAGCAGGAGTACCACCAGGAGCCGGTGGCTCTGGTGGCACCTTTTTCCTTTATGATCACCATTATTTATACTGTCAACTGCTTCAACCATCTGCGGCCACTGTTGATTGTTTCTGCAGAACTGTTGCGTGATTTTGCCGGTCTGCAGGCCTTCTTCAGGGAAAAGAAGGTTTACAATCTCTTTGTCACCCCGTCATATCTGCGCATGTACAAAGACCCCAGCCCCTATCTGGATTACATTGTCATCGGCGGAGAAAATGCCAGCGGTATCTATTATGAAGGCGGCAAGCCAAGGGTGCGGGTCCTTTACTCCCTTAGCGAAGCAGGGTTCTATGTGCTGCAGAAGGATTTGGACAGGAGCTACGACAACGCACCTCTGGGCAAGCCTGTGATTGCCAGTCTGGACGTGCATCTGGAGGACGAGGAGGGCAACCGCATAGAAGGACCTGGCGAGGGAGAAATCTGCTTCAAAAACATATATATGCGCGAGTATATGCATCTGCCGGAGAAAACCGCCGAAGCTTTCCGGGGGGGATATTTCCATACGGGGGACCTGGCCAGGCGGGATGCGGATGGGATGTACTATTACATTGGCCGCTCTGACGATATGTTCAAGATCAACGGCAACCGGGTGGAGCCGGGAGAAATCGAGTCAGCTTTCCGCAAGGTCACAGGCCTGTCCACCGTGATGGCCAAATGCTTTGAGGAAAAAGGCCGCTCCTATATCTGTATGTATTATCTCCGTGGCGAAGCGGAGACGGCGGGAATCTTCCATGCAGGCGAGCTGACGGTGAGCCTGTCGCAGCTTGCGGATATACTGCCACGCTATATGCTGCCCACTTACTATCTGCCTTTGGAAAAGATGCCAGTGAATGACCACGGCAAGATTGTGCGCCGCCTGCTGGAGCCGCCCAAGGTGGAAGCGGAACAGCAGGCCTATGCAGCCCCGGCCAGCGAAATGGAAAGCATTATCTGCCAGCTTATGTCAGAGGTGCTGGGACTGGATTGTATAGGCGCAACTCACGACTTTTACCTGATGGGTGGGGACTCTTTGCGCACTATCCGTCTGGTGGCCCTGGCAGGGGAGCGGGGCTATGCCCTGAAGGCGGGGGATATCTATGCAGCCCGCACCCCCAGGAAACTTGCCCGGCTGTTGGAAAAGGGCAGCGGTACAAGTCCGGAAACACTGCGGAGGCTGGCGGAAATCCGGCAGCATTTTGCCGGGGACTATCAGCAGTATCTGGCCACCGGGAAATTGGATTCCTATACAGGCAGCTTCTTCACCCGGAACAAGGACGAGGTCATGTCTGCTGCCGCAGGAATCAATTTCAAGTTTACCCTGCGGGAAGAAGTGGACGGAGAAAGGCTGGAGCAGGCTGTGCGGAAGGCTGTGCAGGCCTGCCCATACATTGCCTTTGGACTGGAGTTCCACGAAAATGTGCCCCGTCTGACGTTCAAAAGGCTGGATGACATGATTCCTCTTTTCCATGGTTATCTGCCTCAGCGCTTTGATGAACCAGAGCTGCAGGGACACTTCGCCTTTGCCAGCTATCGGGGAGGTGAACTGACTCTCTGCGTATGTCATGCCATCACCGATGGACATGGCTTTATGAAGTTCGCCCAGGCCCTTTTGGAAGCTTTCAAAGGCAGGGAAATCAGCTTCGGGGACGCTCAGGAAGGCGCGTCGGCTGATGTGATGAAGTACGAATGGCCTCTGCCGGAAGGATTCAAGCTAGAAGATACAGGAGCAGGGGACATCTTCATGGTTTCAGAACCGCAGGAAAACGGGGGCAGTCTTTGCCGGGACTTCCTGATAGACCGCCAGTCCTTCGAGGCCTGCCGGGGGAAAATGGGTTTGTCGCCCCAGAGCTTGTCAGCTTATATTTTGGCCAGAGCTTTGCAGATGGTATCGCCGGACAATGACAAGACCATCAGGATTCGCTGTCCCATTGACACCAGAGATATCCTGGGGGTGAAGGAAACCTTCCAGAATGCCAGCGTGCCCCACATGTATCTGGACTTTTATCCCGATAAGCTGCTGCCCGGCCTGCCCCGGGAAGAAGCTGAGAGAATCAGCGCGTCTTTCTATCGCCAACTGTCCTATGAGCATATCGCCCATGAGACCAATCTTCTGGCCGGAGCGGCCAAGGGTGATGCGGCAGAATTCACGAAGGTAATCCTTGACTATGTAGGAAGAAGCAATCTCTGCGTCAGTTACATCGGCGGTGCAGCAGGGGAGGATATGAGCAAGGCTGTGGTGAAGATGGAGCCAGCCTACAAGGACCAGCCGCCTTTCCCTGTGATGCTTTATTTCTGGGAAATGGGAGAGAAGATAAGCGTCCAGTATGCACAGGGATTTGCTGGTGAAGATTACTTTAGGGCGATTGAAAAGACTTTTGTAGAGTTGGGAATAGCTTTCGAGCAGTGA
- a CDS encoding DEAD/DEAH box helicase: MKQELKSFGDIELSRKVLHAIADMGFEEPSPIQAGTIPLVLEGHDVVGQAQTGTGKTAAFGIPTVEKIVEGVHEVQALVLTPTRELAIQTAEELNKIGHYKRVRTLPIYGGQSIDRQIRGLKRGVHLIVGTPGRLIDHLHRGTISLDGVRTLILDEADEMLDMGFISDIEEIIGAISNEERQTLLFSATMPAPIEKLSQRYMNHPQRVSITKENLTVPLIDQVYYETREKFEGLCRVLDIEETGKLIIFCRTKRAVDDLTASLEARGYLAGGLHGDLSQVQRDRVMKKFRDGRIDTLVATDVAARGIDIDDITHVINYDIPQDHESYVHRIGRTGRAGRKGVAMTFISPREYRQLRLIMKLAHTKIQRRELPTASDVLERQKELVTERLLKVLKQDRYDDYHTIISDVLEEGYDPVDVAAAALQLSLEGEAGSREEEQASFENTGGAPGMVRFFFNIGRAQKIRPADIVRAIASEADIPGDTIGVINIYEKFSFVEVPEKVAERVLSTMHRNTVNGFKVNVEPARKR; this comes from the coding sequence TTGAAACAGGAATTAAAGTCATTCGGAGATATCGAACTCAGCCGCAAGGTGCTCCACGCCATTGCCGACATGGGCTTTGAGGAGCCCTCTCCCATCCAGGCAGGGACTATACCCCTGGTGTTGGAAGGCCATGATGTGGTGGGGCAGGCTCAGACGGGCACTGGCAAGACGGCTGCTTTCGGTATCCCCACGGTGGAAAAGATCGTGGAGGGCGTCCATGAAGTGCAGGCGCTGGTGCTGACTCCCACCCGGGAGCTGGCTATCCAGACGGCAGAGGAGCTCAACAAGATTGGCCACTACAAGCGGGTGCGCACGCTGCCCATCTATGGAGGCCAGTCCATTGACCGCCAGATTCGCGGCCTGAAGCGCGGCGTCCATCTGATTGTGGGCACGCCGGGCCGACTGATCGATCATCTCCACCGGGGCACCATCAGCCTTGACGGTGTCCGTACCCTGATCCTTGACGAAGCAGACGAAATGCTGGATATGGGCTTTATCTCGGATATCGAGGAAATCATTGGGGCTATCTCCAACGAAGAAAGGCAGACCCTGCTTTTCTCCGCCACCATGCCCGCGCCCATTGAAAAGCTTTCCCAGCGGTACATGAATCACCCCCAGCGGGTGAGCATTACCAAAGAAAATCTCACGGTGCCCCTGATTGACCAGGTCTACTATGAGACCAGGGAGAAGTTCGAGGGCCTGTGCCGGGTGCTGGACATTGAGGAGACGGGCAAGCTCATCATCTTCTGCCGCACCAAGCGGGCAGTGGATGACCTGACGGCTTCGCTGGAAGCCCGCGGCTATCTGGCCGGCGGCCTCCACGGTGACCTGTCCCAGGTGCAGCGCGACCGGGTCATGAAAAAGTTCCGTGACGGTCGCATCGACACCCTGGTGGCTACGGATGTGGCTGCAAGGGGCATCGATATCGACGACATCACCCATGTCATCAATTACGATATTCCCCAGGACCATGAATCCTATGTGCACCGCATCGGCCGCACTGGCCGGGCAGGCCGCAAGGGGGTGGCTATGACCTTCATTTCCCCCAGGGAATACCGCCAGCTGCGTCTGATCATGAAGCTGGCCCATACCAAGATCCAGCGCAGGGAGCTTCCCACGGCTTCAGATGTGCTGGAGCGGCAGAAGGAACTGGTGACGGAGCGCCTGCTGAAGGTCTTGAAGCAGGACCGCTATGATGATTACCACACCATTATCTCCGATGTGCTGGAAGAGGGCTATGATCCGGTAGATGTGGCTGCTGCTGCCCTGCAGCTTTCCCTGGAAGGTGAGGCGGGGAGCCGGGAAGAGGAACAGGCGTCCTTTGAGAATACCGGCGGGGCTCCGGGCATGGTGCGCTTCTTCTTCAATATCGGCAGGGCACAGAAAATCCGTCCGGCTGATATTGTGAGAGCCATTGCCAGCGAAGCTGACATTCCCGGTGATACCATCGGGGTTATCAATATCTATGAGAAGTTCTCTTTTGTAGAGGTGCCGGAAAAGGTGGCAGAAAGGGTGCTGAGCACCATGCACCGCAATACGGTGAACGGCTTCAAGGTGAATGTGGAGCCTGCCCGCAAGAGATAA
- a CDS encoding AMP-binding protein — MGDFMQHAAGVMKKYADRIALIDDNREMTYGELDEASGKIYAWLKGQGIGREDFVQLVMPRGVTGLVAMMGVWKAGAALVISEQDYPAHRLEFIHQDTGAKALVDETAYNRIMSEEKVLEGFEETAPHDAALAIYTSGSTGNPKGILHEYGNLDLIALYEERRQEYHEEPVALLTPFSFVATIIYTVNFFNYLRPLLIVSAELLRDFARLQAVFKEKKVYNFFVTPSYLRMYKDPSPYLDYIVIGGESASGIYYEGGKPQVRILYSLSEAGFCVLQKELDRSYDNAPLGKPVIDSLDLHLEDEEGNRIEGPGEGEICFKNVYMREYMHLPEKTAEAFRGGYFHTGDLARREADGMYYYMGRSDDMFKINGNRVEPGEIESAFRKLTGLDTVIARCFEEKGRSYICLYYLEGEAKAAGIFKDADSKQSRHAPGSALAHPCASGALTVNLAPLADILPHYMLPTYYVPLEKMPTNAHGKIVRRLLEPPKVDAGSQKYVAPVGEAEQDLCQIMAEVLELGVEDFGAEHDFYLLGGDSLGTIRLIALAGERGWTFSAADLYKARTPRKLAPLMKKSAADIEERERKARQKDMPLLQLMCLWQDRLGTELNYPIARVQTLLKLKESVEMNRFLRAVDQVYRHHPILLTRLVKTEAGSFVQRYDPELFAPTEVEEVTEAEMWELVQGGSYAFDMAKGLLHHRRIFKTEQGIYFYMLFHHVLMDGTGLQVIRDNICRAYEGEELPPDYYYYLLEQEFSEDREAVLREYEEKYGLENCSGLLEPDLPGPDAAPHVLTETFSRYNADENTCHLAAAAMAVARCNGEDRAAVYWTYNGRDDYLRSNSAGGFVKYLPLQLEVEPGASPGVIKGRVQAQTAFTLSHNRAFQGGLFKDNPTVNSLIYLYQKDIFSLGKIAALAEEVTIPADRSQPMGVLLLTLVDTEGEEKLTRQFVYSGGFYSEEKAEAFVRYLRESLAYLGG, encoded by the coding sequence ATGGGAGATTTTATGCAGCACGCCGCAGGCGTGATGAAAAAATATGCGGACCGAATAGCCCTGATTGACGATAACAGGGAAATGACTTACGGGGAACTGGATGAGGCCTCAGGGAAAATCTATGCCTGGCTGAAGGGCCAGGGCATAGGACGGGAGGACTTTGTGCAGCTGGTCATGCCCCGGGGCGTGACGGGGCTGGTGGCCATGATGGGGGTGTGGAAAGCCGGGGCGGCCCTGGTGATTTCGGAACAGGACTATCCTGCCCACCGCCTTGAGTTCATACACCAGGATACGGGAGCGAAGGCCCTTGTTGACGAAACAGCTTATAACCGTATCATGTCGGAAGAAAAGGTGCTTGAAGGTTTCGAGGAGACTGCCCCCCATGATGCTGCCCTGGCCATTTACACCTCCGGCTCCACAGGCAATCCCAAGGGCATCCTGCATGAGTATGGCAATCTGGACCTCATCGCCCTGTATGAAGAGCGTCGGCAGGAGTACCATGAGGAGCCTGTGGCCCTGTTGACACCTTTTTCCTTTGTGGCCACCATTATCTATACAGTAAATTTCTTCAACTACCTGCGCCCATTGCTGATCGTTTCTGCAGAACTGTTGCGCGACTTCGCAAGGCTGCAGGCTGTCTTCAAGGAAAAGAAGGTATACAATTTCTTTGTCACCCCCTCCTATCTGCGCATGTATAAAGACCCCAGCCCCTATCTTGATTACATTGTCATCGGCGGGGAAAGTGCCAGCGGCATCTATTATGAGGGTGGCAAACCACAGGTGAGGATTCTGTACTCCCTCAGCGAAGCAGGATTCTGTGTACTGCAAAAGGAGCTGGACAGAAGCTACGACAACGCCCCTCTGGGGAAGCCTGTAATTGACAGCCTGGACTTGCATCTGGAGGACGAGGAGGGCAACCGCATCGAAGGGCCCGGCGAAGGAGAGATTTGCTTCAAAAACGTATATATGCGCGAGTATATGCACCTGCCGGAGAAAACTGCCGAAGCCTTCCGGGGAGGTTATTTCCACACGGGGGACCTGGCCCGGAGGGAGGCAGACGGTATGTACTATTACATGGGCCGCTCTGATGATATGTTCAAAATCAACGGCAACCGGGTGGAGCCGGGGGAAATCGAGTCAGCCTTCCGCAAGCTCACGGGTCTTGATACCGTCATAGCCAGGTGCTTCGAGGAAAAAGGCCGCTCCTATATCTGCCTGTACTACCTTGAGGGCGAAGCGAAAGCGGCGGGTATCTTCAAGGACGCGGACTCAAAACAGTCGCGTCACGCTCCTGGGTCCGCACTAGCGCATCCTTGCGCATCAGGTGCTCTGACGGTGAACCTGGCACCCCTGGCGGATATCCTGCCCCACTATATGCTGCCCACTTATTATGTGCCCTTGGAGAAGATGCCCACCAATGCCCACGGCAAGATTGTGCGCCGTCTGCTGGAGCCGCCCAAGGTGGATGCTGGCAGTCAGAAATATGTTGCGCCTGTAGGTGAGGCAGAACAGGACCTTTGCCAGATCATGGCAGAGGTTTTGGAACTGGGCGTGGAAGACTTTGGCGCAGAGCATGACTTCTATTTGCTGGGGGGAGATTCCCTGGGCACTATCCGCCTGATTGCCCTGGCAGGGGAAAGGGGCTGGACTTTTTCCGCAGCAGATCTCTACAAGGCCAGAACTCCCCGGAAACTGGCTCCGCTGATGAAAAAATCGGCGGCAGATATAGAGGAGAGGGAGAGGAAGGCGCGGCAAAAGGATATGCCCCTGCTGCAGCTGATGTGCCTGTGGCAGGACAGGCTGGGGACGGAGCTGAATTACCCCATTGCCAGAGTTCAGACACTCCTGAAATTGAAGGAGTCTGTGGAAATGAACAGATTCCTTCGGGCAGTGGATCAGGTCTACCGCCATCATCCAATTCTGCTGACCAGGCTGGTCAAAACGGAAGCAGGCAGCTTCGTGCAGCGCTATGACCCGGAACTCTTTGCGCCTACCGAGGTGGAGGAAGTGACGGAGGCAGAGATGTGGGAGCTGGTGCAGGGAGGCAGTTACGCCTTTGATATGGCTAAGGGGTTGCTGCATCACCGGCGCATCTTCAAGACGGAGCAGGGCATTTACTTCTATATGCTGTTCCACCATGTGCTGATGGACGGCACAGGCCTGCAGGTAATCCGGGACAATATCTGCCGTGCCTATGAGGGCGAGGAACTGCCCCCGGACTATTACTACTATCTGCTGGAGCAGGAATTCAGCGAGGACAGGGAGGCTGTGCTGCGGGAATATGAGGAGAAGTATGGCCTGGAAAATTGCAGCGGCCTGCTGGAGCCTGACCTGCCCGGTCCGGATGCAGCGCCCCATGTGCTGACGGAAACATTTTCCCGTTATAATGCTGATGAAAACACCTGCCATCTGGCCGCGGCGGCTATGGCTGTTGCCAGGTGCAACGGGGAGGATAGAGCTGCTGTTTACTGGACTTACAATGGCCGGGACGATTACCTGCGCAGCAATAGCGCCGGGGGCTTTGTGAAGTACTTGCCCCTGCAGCTGGAAGTGGAGCCAGGGGCTTCCCCTGGGGTTATCAAGGGCCGGGTGCAGGCCCAGACTGCCTTCACCCTTTCCCATAACAGGGCCTTCCAGGGAGGGCTTTTCAAGGATAACCCGACGGTCAATAGCCTGATTTACCTCTACCAGAAGGATATCTTTTCCCTGGGGAAAATCGCCGCTTTGGCGGAGGAAGTGACCATCCCGGCTGACCGCTCCCAGCCTATGGGGGTGCTGCTGCTGACTTTGGTGGATACGGAGGGGGAGGAGAAGCTCACCCGCCAGTTCGTCTATTCAGGGGGCTTTTACTCTGAGGAGAAGGCTGAGGCCTTTGTCAGATACCTGCGGGAAAGCCTGGCTTATTTGGGAGGTTGA
- a CDS encoding nicotinamide-nucleotide amidohydrolase family protein: MRDLSTAAGKALLEREATISCAESCTGGLLSSLLTDVEGSSAYMQGAVVAYANEVKEKLLGVKHDTLEKYGAVSEETAREMARGAAKLMGTDIGVGITGIAGPGGGTEEKPVGRVYIAVAGPQGEQVRANDFCGDRDEVKLQAVSTALRMLVDYYTL, translated from the coding sequence ATGAGGGATTTGTCCACAGCTGCGGGCAAGGCTCTCCTTGAGCGGGAGGCTACTATCTCCTGTGCCGAGTCCTGCACAGGAGGGCTCCTTTCCAGCCTGCTGACGGATGTGGAGGGCAGTTCTGCCTACATGCAGGGAGCAGTGGTGGCCTATGCCAACGAAGTGAAGGAAAAGCTCCTGGGCGTGAAGCATGATACTCTGGAGAAGTACGGTGCTGTGTCCGAGGAGACAGCCCGGGAAATGGCCCGGGGGGCGGCAAAGCTCATGGGCACCGATATCGGCGTGGGTATCACGGGCATTGCAGGCCCGGGGGGCGGCACGGAGGAAAAGCCTGTGGGACGGGTTTACATTGCCGTGGCAGGTCCCCAGGGAGAGCAGGTGCGGGCGAATGATTTCTGCGGTGACCGGGACGAAGTGAAACTGCAGGCTGTTTCCACGGCCCTGCGCATGCTGGTGGATTACTACACACTTTAA
- the rimO gene encoding 30S ribosomal protein S12 methylthiotransferase RimO, translated as MKAGFISLGCSKNLVDTEMMLGILKEHGIEITADPSEADILIVNTCAFIQSAKEESITTILNMAEYKESGRCRSLIVAGCLGQRYGQELLDDMPEADAIIGTGACKEIMTAVEESLKGRRLVIAGEDKLLYDAKNPRILTTPSYTAYVKIAEGCDNHCAFCAIPLIRGRFRSRRIEDIKAEVEQLCENGVKEIILIAEDSTLYGKDIYGAPALAELLRELVKVEKLQWVRTLYCYPKFFTDELIDLYAKEPKICKYIDMPLQHAHDAMLKSMRRPDTRAQIVALVKKIRERIPGVTIRSTFIVGCPGETDAQYQSLRNFLEEMRFDKVGVFTYSREEGTPAYDMPNQVPEDVMQERYHDLMSLQSKISEEINQELEGQVIEVLVEGRDEEQNIIAVGRSYREAPDVDGQVYIEGDTDSQPGDIIKVRVLQGFTYDVVGEKINE; from the coding sequence GTGAAAGCAGGTTTCATCAGTCTTGGCTGTTCCAAGAACCTGGTAGATACAGAGATGATGCTGGGCATCCTCAAGGAGCACGGCATTGAGATTACGGCAGATCCTTCGGAGGCAGATATTCTCATTGTCAATACCTGCGCCTTTATCCAGTCTGCCAAGGAGGAGTCCATCACCACCATCCTCAATATGGCGGAGTACAAGGAAAGCGGCCGCTGCCGCAGCCTGATTGTGGCAGGATGCCTGGGCCAGCGCTATGGGCAGGAACTGCTGGATGATATGCCTGAGGCAGATGCCATCATCGGCACCGGTGCCTGCAAGGAAATAATGACGGCGGTGGAGGAGTCCCTGAAGGGGCGCCGCCTGGTGATTGCCGGGGAGGACAAGCTCCTCTATGATGCCAAGAATCCCCGCATCCTCACCACTCCCAGTTACACGGCTTATGTGAAGATTGCCGAAGGGTGCGATAATCACTGCGCTTTCTGTGCCATTCCGCTTATCCGCGGCAGATTCCGCAGCCGCCGCATCGAGGATATCAAGGCAGAGGTGGAGCAGCTTTGCGAGAACGGGGTGAAGGAAATCATCCTCATTGCCGAGGACAGCACCCTGTACGGCAAAGACATCTACGGCGCTCCGGCACTGGCTGAGCTTTTGCGCGAGCTGGTGAAGGTGGAGAAGCTCCAGTGGGTGCGTACCCTTTACTGCTACCCCAAGTTCTTCACTGATGAGCTCATTGACCTTTATGCCAAAGAGCCGAAAATCTGCAAGTACATCGACATGCCCCTGCAGCATGCCCATGACGCCATGCTGAAGTCCATGCGCCGCCCGGACACCAGGGCGCAGATTGTGGCACTGGTGAAGAAGATAAGGGAGCGCATTCCAGGGGTTACCATCCGCTCCACTTTCATTGTGGGCTGCCCCGGAGAGACCGATGCCCAGTATCAGTCTCTGCGCAATTTCCTGGAGGAGATGCGCTTTGACAAGGTAGGGGTGTTTACCTACTCCCGGGAAGAGGGGACACCTGCCTACGATATGCCCAACCAGGTGCCGGAAGACGTCATGCAGGAAAGATATCATGACCTCATGAGCCTTCAGAGCAAGATTTCTGAGGAGATCAACCAGGAACTGGAGGGGCAGGTCATCGAGGTCTTGGTTGAGGGGCGTGATGAGGAACAGAATATCATTGCCGTTGGCCGTTCTTACCGTGAGGCTCCGGATGTAGACGGTCAGGTCTACATTGAAGGCGATACTGACAGCCAGCCCGGGGACATCATCAAGGTGCGTGTCCTCCAGGGATTCACTTATGATGTGGTAGGGGAGAAAATCAATGAGTGA